The following coding sequences are from one Lycium ferocissimum isolate CSIRO_LF1 chromosome 3, AGI_CSIRO_Lferr_CH_V1, whole genome shotgun sequence window:
- the LOC132050684 gene encoding probable pectinesterase/pectinesterase inhibitor 41, with protein MANIYHAKLFLAHFMIFVLFLPFFQSSAADFHPIKYVSPSNICKFTPHPNFCKSMLSTTENVTSNNVYDYGRYSILKSLSTARTFISVVQKYLRESEKLTISAIHALEDCQFLADLNIDYLSTTFKTVNETSKILPILEAEDVQTLLSAILTNTQTCLDGLLEITSFPWSLRNDILTPLINDTKLHSVSLALFTQEWVPKKKKGSKTHPIENKSAFRNGHLSLKMSARNRAIFERISRGKLLQQQDDDQILERDDHVLVSDVVIVNQTGSGNFSTINEAVAIAPNKTDGTTGYFLIYITAGVYEEYVSIAKNKRYLMMIGDGINQTIITGNHSHNVSGYSTFNSSTFAVVGQGFVAVNITFQNTAGPTKHQAVAVRNSADLSTFYSCSFHGYQDTLYVHSLRQFYRECDIYGTVDFIFGNAAAVFQNCNIYPKLPLENQFNAITAQGRSDPNQNTGISIQNCTVKPADDLKFSNSSTQTYLGRPWKAYSRTIFAQNFLDGFVNPLGWREWSGDFALNTSYYAEFNNTGPGSNTTGRVTWPGFHIIGAADAANFTVSEFLLGDDWLPRTGVPYFSSLV; from the exons ATGGCTAACATTTATCATGCTAAGCTTTTCTTGGCTCATTTTATGATATTTGTTCTGTTTTTACCTTTTTTCCAATCTTCTGCTGCTGATTTTCATCCTATCAAATATGTTTCTCCTTCCAACATTTGCAAATTCACCCCCCATCCTAATTTCTGTAAATCAATGCTCTCAACAACTGAAAATGTCACTTCCAATAATGTCTATGACTATGGTCGATATTCTATTCTCAAATCTTTATCTACAGCGCGTACGTTCATTTCCGTTGTTCAAAAATACCTTAGAGAATCCGAAAAATTAACAATTTCCGCGATTCATGCTCTTGAAGATTGTCAATTTTTAGCTGATCTCAACATAGATTATCTCTCAACCACCTTCAAGACTGTAAATGAAACTTCCAAGATTTTGCCAATTTTGGAAGCAGAGGATGTGCAAACTCTATTAAGTGCTATTTTGACAAATACACaaacttgtttggatggtctCCTAGAAATTACCTCTTTTCCTTGGAGTTTGAGAAATGACATTTTAACCCCTCTCATTAATGACACAAAACTTCATAGTGTTTCTTTAGCTTTGTTCACACAAGAGTGGGTCCctaagaagaaaaagggatcCAAAACTCACCCAATTGAAAACAAGTCAGCTTTCAGAAATGGCCACTTGTCTTTGAAAATGTCGGCAAGAAACAGGGCCATATTTGAAAGAATCAGTAGGGGAAAGCTGCTCCAGCAACAAGATGATGACCAAATTTTG GAACGTGATGACCATGTTTTGGTGagtgatgttgtgattgtaaacCAAACTGGAAGTGGGAATTTTAGTACCATAAATGAAGCTGTGGCTATTGCTCCAAATAAGACTGATGGTACCACAGGCTATTTTCTCATATATATTACTGCTGGCGTGTATGAAGAGTATGTTTCAATTGCCAAAAACAAGAGGTATTTGATGATGATTGGTGATGGTATCAATCAAACCATCATTACTGGCAACCATAGCCATAATGTTTCTGGATATTCAACATTTAATTCTTCTACTTTTG CTGTGGTTGGTCAAGGATTTGTTGCAGTTAACATAACATTCCAAAACACAGCAGGACCAACCAAGCACCAAGCAGTTGCAGTCCGAAATAGTGCAGATTTATCCACATTCTATAGTTGCAGCTTCCATGGGTACCAAGACACATTATATGTACACTCACTCAGACAATTTTACAGAGAATGTGACATTTATGGTACAGTAGATTTCATATTTGGCAATGCTGCTGCAGTTTTCCAAAACTGCAACATATACCCGAAACTCCCATTAGAAAATCAGTTTAATGCGATCACAGCTCAAGGCAGATCAGATCCGAATCAAAACACAGGGATTTCGATTCAAAATTGCACTGTAAAACCAGCAGATGACTTAAAATTCAGCAATAGTAGCACGCAAACGTACCTTGGTAGGCCTTGGAAGGCGTACTCGAGGACTATTTTCGCGCAAAATTTCCTCGATGGATTTGTGAATCCGTTAGGGTGGAGAGAATGGTCAGGGGATTTTGCACTTAATACGAGTTATTATGCAGAGTTTAATAATACAGGGCCGGGTTCTAATACTACTGGCAGAGTCACTTGGCCTGGTTTTCATATTATTGGTGCTGCTGATGCTGCAAATTTCACAGTTTCTGAGTTTTTACTTGGAGATGATTGGTTGCCACGAACCGGAGTGCCATATTTTAGTAGTTTAGTataa
- the LOC132050687 gene encoding probable pectinesterase/pectinesterase inhibitor 7, which yields MMIGDGINQTIITGNHSYNVDGYTTFNSSTFAVVGQGFVAVNITFKNTAGPIKHQAVAVRNGADLSTFYSCSFHGYQDTLYVHSLRQFYRECDIYGTVDFIFGNAAAIFQNCNIYPKLPLKKQFNAITAQGRSDPNQNTGISIQNCTVKPADDLKFSNGSTQTYLGRPWKAYSRTIYAQTFIDGFVNLLGWREWSGDFALNTSYYAEFNNTGPGSITIGRVIWPGFHVIDAADAANFTVSEFLLGDDWLPRTGVPYFSGLV from the exons ATGATGATTGGTGATGGTATCAACCAAACCATTATCACAGGCAACCATAGCTACAATGTTGATGGATATACAACATTTAATTCTTCTACTTTTG CTGTGGTTGGTCAAGGATTTGTTGCAGTTAACATCACATTCAAAAACACAGCTGGACCAATAAAACATCAAGCAGTTGCAGTCCGAAATGGTGCAGATTTATCCACATTCTACAGTTGCAGTTTCCATGGGTACCAAGACACATTATATGTACACTCACTCAGACAATTTTACAGAGAATGTGACATTTATGGCACAGTCGATTTCATATTTGGAAATGCTGCTGCAATTTTCCAAAACTGCAACATATACCCGAAACTCCCGCTAAAAAAACAGTTTAATGCAATCACAGCACAGGGCAGATCAGATCCGAATCAAAACACAGGGATTTCGATCCAAAATTGCACAGTAAAACCAGCAGATGACTTAAAATTCAGCAACGGTAGCACGCAAACGTACCTTGGTAGGCCTTGGAAGGCGTACTCGAGGACTATTTACGCACAAACTTTCATCGATGGATTTGTGAATCTGTTAGGGTGGAGAGAATGGTCAGGGGATTTTGCACTTAATACGAGTTATTATGCAGAGTTTAATAATACAGGGCCGGGTTCTATTACGATTGGCAGAGTCATTTGGCCTGGTTTTCATGTTATTGATGCTGCTGATGCTGCAAATTTCACAGTTTCTGAGTTCTTACTTGGAGATGATTGGTTGCCACGAACTGGAGTGCCATATTTTAGTGGTTTAGTataa
- the LOC132050685 gene encoding LOW QUALITY PROTEIN: uncharacterized protein LOC132050685 (The sequence of the model RefSeq protein was modified relative to this genomic sequence to represent the inferred CDS: inserted 2 bases in 1 codon): protein MENIQLKKLSVNGINMHIAEIGEGPSTILFLHGFPELWYSWRHQLISLSSKGYRAIAPDLRGYGDTDAPPSPSSYTVFHIVGDLIALLDALGLDQVFLVGHDWGAIIAWHVCLLRPDRIKALVNMSVVFQPRNPXRKPIESMRAVLGDDYYICRFQVSSCILLSFP from the exons ATGGAGAATATACAGCTCAAGAAGCTGTCTGTAAACGGCATAAATATGCACATAGCTGAAATTGGTGAAGGTCCATCAACAATACTATTCCTCCATGGTTTCCCTGAACTTTGGTATTCATGGCGCCACCAACTGATTTCTCTTTCATCCAAAGGTTACCGTGCTATAGCTCCTGATCTACGTGGCTATGGAGACACTGATgctcctccttctccttctaGCTATACTGTTTTTCATATAGTTGGTGACCTTATTGCCCTTCTTGATGCTCTTGGACTTGATCAG GTGTTTCTTGTTGGACATGATTGGGGTGCTATTATAGCTTGGCACGTATGCCTTTTGCGACCTGACAGGATCAAGGCACTGGTTAATATGAGTGTTGTCTTCCAACCCAGGAACCC AAGAAAGCCTATTGAATCTATGCGTGCTGTCCTCGGGGATGATTACTATATTTGCAGATTTCAGGTTTCTTCCTGCATCCTTCTCTCCTTTCCTTAA